In Colletotrichum higginsianum IMI 349063 chromosome 1, whole genome shotgun sequence, one genomic interval encodes:
- a CDS encoding Hexose carrier protein, translating to MGSKKYFGLTGNALNNLRILLIIAPSFILYGYNIGVVGGLLTEADWVKTFPEIDTVNTSGDEKSRNSTLQGLVVATFTIGATIGSLSCSWTGDVYGRRNIIFFSSILTLIGEVLMAASFGLPQFVVGRVLTGLGIGQLSSIVPVWQSETSAAANRGRQVVISGVFMCVGYMLESWIDLGFFQFHSGPITWRPPLAIAVFFSIVLMVSIYFFPESPRWLVMKGKNEQARFVISVLKSLPADSLEVQAELSGIEFSLEETKGTQVSLKDVLKMGEDKLLYRFCLCMSLQFFQQMANVSSTSGSNLVSVYAPILFQQGLGLSSQYSRILSGGTLTWKFCASFIAFFTIDRFGRRAAFIVSGTGMSLCMIALAVATSFGTDNYPAQIAAAFFIFLYNTWIPIGLMGANYLYCTEVAPLRLRMAMSSISTANHWLFNFLVIMVTPVALNTIGWRYYIVYAVIAAAMPVTVYFFFPETTGRNLEEIDLLFRESPSIMATVKYAKTRPIAMPQEFNSEKGEKATHLEGA from the exons ATGGGTTCCAAGAAATACTTCGGCCTCACCGGCAACGCCCTCAACAACCTCAGgatcctcctcatcatcgcgCCCAGCTTCATTCTTTACGGCTACAacatcggcgtcgtcggcggcctgctgACCGAGGCGGACTGGGTCAAGACGTTCCCCGAGATCGACACCGTCAACACCTCCGGGGACGAAAAATCTCGCAACTCGACGCTGCAGGGACTCGTCGTTGCTACCTTCACGATCGGCGCCACCATCGGCTCGCTTTCCTGCTCGTGGACCGGAGACGTCTACGGGCGTCGAaacatcatcttcttctcgtccatcCTCACGCTCATCGGCGAAGTCCTTATGGCGGCCTCCTTCGGTCTGCCGCAGTTCGTCGTGGGACGTGTCCTcaccggcctcggcatcggccagCTCAGCTCCATCGTCCCGGTCTGGCAGTCCGAAACATCCGCCGCAGCGAACCGTGGCCGTCAAGTCGTCATATCCGGAGTCTTCATGTGCGTCGGTTACATGCTCGAGTCGTGGATCGATCTCGGCTTCTTCCAATTCCATTCCGGTCCCATCACGTGGCGGCCGCCCCtggccatcgccgtcttcttctccattgTTCTCATGGTCTCGATTTACTTCTTCCCAGAATCGCCGCGCTGGCTGGTCATGAAGGGGAAGAACGAACAAGCACGCTTCGTCATCTCCGTTCTGAAGTCACTTCCGGCAGATTCTCTCGAGGTACAGGCCGAGCTTTCCGGAATCGAATTTTCCCTCGAAGAGACCAAGGGCACTCAGGTCTCCTTGAAGGATGTTTTGAAGATGGGCGAGGACAAACTCCTGTATCGATTCTGTCTCTGCATGTCGCTCCAGTTCTTCCAACAGATGGC AAACGTTTCCTCCACCAGCGGTTCCAACCTGGTCAGCGTTTACGCCCCAATCCTATTCCAGCAGGGTCTCGGGTTATCCAGCCAATACTCTCGCATCCTCAGTGGCGGCACTTTGACATGGAAGTTCTGTGCCTCCTTCATCGCCTTCTTTACCATCGACCGCTTCGGTCGCCGTGCTGCCTTCATCGTCAGCGGCACGGGAATGTCGCTCTGCATgatcgccctcgccgtcgccacgTCTTTTGGAACAGACAACTACCCGGCCCAGATTGCcgcggccttcttcatctttcTCTACAACACGTGGATCCCCATCGGTCTCATGGGCGCCAACTACCTCTACTGCACGGAAGTGGCACCCCTTCGCCTGCGCATGGCCATGTCTTCCATCTCGACCGCCAACCACTGGCTTTTCAACTTCCTGGTCATCATGGTCACCCCGGTAGCCCTAAACACCATCGGCTGGCGCTACTACATCGTGtacgccgtcatcgccgctgCTATGCCCGTTACGGtgtacttcttcttccccgaGACGACGGGTCGTAACCTTGAGGAGATTGATCTGCTTTTCCGCGAGTCGCCCTCGATTATGGCCACCGTGAAGTACGCCAAGACGAGACCTATCGCGATGCCACAGGAATTCAACTCGgagaagggcgagaaggCGACCCATCTTGAGGGTGCGTGA
- a CDS encoding Esterase — protein MKLSHSSLLIAASAAMGQTTTPGPTATSGSSTLPSVTLDYCTVVATAGNDSVGYYKYQNIRFAAVPTGDLRWAKPQPPPVETEINTGDLASADVACSSKEDCLYVDVWTPANAEGKNLPVMVWTYGGGFTGGSKSENTPEGLFDLSTDFVFVAYNYRLGMTGLANGPTFLHEGGTSNTAIWDVSAAFEWTKKYIGSFGGDPDQITAVGFSAGASQTLFQMTRFAGHAEQLYQRAYVMSPGFVPGAGHQHAEAFWLNVSSEAGCPGGSLECMRGIDFDTLNTAATTIVDTYDYQFQPRVDGDIIADTYEAQLYQGRFNFTGPVVATHEQHEANGQAYTGVNTTEDVAAYLRIFFPAIEDSVVDEILALYPEDDYTSPGLRFSDMKQHFDLTAHNLALTHAMDNQTWNGMVALDSATHGTDQSYYWYSTYSLSSSSSSDSTGSATSNTTASNSTTTSTAASSSSSSSAGGPPSGGDGGPGGSSSVNATIAVMMQKYLLSFVLTGNPNTLWPEDKLEWPQYNSSTAGTQIVFNTTFYLDNDDLANDQAKFWNKALWY, from the exons ATGAAGTTGAGCCATTCATCTCTGCTGATAGCGGCCTCCGCGGCTATGGGCCAGACCACTACTCCGGGCCCAACAGCAACGTCTGGTTCCAGCACCCTCCCGTCCGTGACCCTCGACTACTGtaccgtcgtcgccaccgccggcaaTGACTCCGTCGGCTACTACAAGTACCAGAACATCCGGTTCGCCGCCGTACCCACCGGCGACCTCCGATGGGCCAagccccagccgccgcctgTCGAGACGGAGATCAACACCGGCGACCTGGCCTCGGCCGACGTCGCCTGTAGCTCCAAGGAGGACTGCTTGTACGTAGACGTCTGGACgcccgccaacgccgagggcaagaaTCTGCCGGTGATGGTCTGGACttacggcggcggcttcaccggcggcagcaagTCGGAGAACACGCCCGAGGGCCTCTTCGACCTGTCGACGgacttcgtcttcgtcgcgtACAACTACCGCCTCGGCATGACCGGTCTCGCCAACGGCCCGACCTTCCTGCACGAGGGCGGCACGTCCAACACTGCTATCTGGGATGTTTCGGCGGCCTTCGAGTGGACCAAGAAGTACATCGGCagcttcggcggcgacccCGACCAGATCACGGCTGTCGGTTTCTCGGCCGGTGCATCTCAGACTCTGTTCCAAATGACT CGCTTTGCTGGCCATGCTGAGCAGCTCTACCAACGCGCCTATGTCATGTCTCCCGGCTTCGTCCCTGGAGCTGGCCATCAGCACGCCGAG GCGTTCTGGCTGAACGTTTCCTCTGAAGCTGGTTGTCCTGGTGGAAGCCTCGAATGTATGCGCGGCATCGACTTTGACACTCtcaacaccgccgccaccaccatcgtGGATACCTACGACTACCAATTCCAGCCCCGTGTTGACGGCGACATCATCGCCGACACCTACGAGGCCCAGCTATACCAGGGCCGCTTCAACTTcaccggccccgtcgtcgccacgCACGAGCAGCACGAGGCCAACGGCCAGGCCTACACCGGCGTTAACACGaccgaggacgtcgccgcTTACCTCCGCATCTTCTTCCCCGCCATTGAGGacagcgtcgtcgacgagatcctGGCTCTGTACCCCGAGGACGACTACACCTCTCCCGGCCTGCGCTTCTCCGATATGAAGCAGCACTTTGACCTCACGGCCCATAACCTTGCTCTCACCCATGCCATGGACAACCAGACCTGGAACGGCATGGTTGCCCTCGACTCTGCCACTCACGGCACTGACCAAAGCTATTACT GGTACAGCACTTATTCGCTGTCCAGCTCTTCGTCCAGCGACAGCACCGGGTCCGCCACCTCCAACACGACTGCCTCGAACTCCACGACCACCTCCACAGCcgcatcttcttcctcctcttcgagcGCTGGCGGGCCCCCGtctggcggcgatggcgggccCGGTGGCTCCAGCTCCGTCAACGCTACGATTGCC GTTATGATGCAGAAGTATCTGCTGTCCTTCGTCCTGACGGGGAACCCCAACACCCTCTGGCCCGAGGACAAACTCGAGTGGCCCCAGTACAACTCGTCGACTGCCGGCACTCAGATCGTCTTCAACACTACCTTCTACCTTGACAACGATGACCTGGCCAACGACCAGGCCAAGTTCTGGAACAAAGCGCTGTGGTACTGA